From the Flavobacterium galactosidilyticum genome, one window contains:
- a CDS encoding heavy-metal-associated domain-containing protein, protein MSLIDDNVIPGNDGRIFGTNAVNEKDLLAIKTAIQELNGIKDVVLNHAIFPREFTVYTINLIAITDIQKKVRQAGFHAIPKEEIDV, encoded by the coding sequence ATGAGCCTTATAGATGACAATGTAATTCCAGGAAATGATGGTAGAATATTTGGTACAAATGCAGTTAATGAGAAAGATTTATTAGCAATAAAAACCGCTATTCAGGAGCTAAATGGCATTAAAGACGTAGTCCTTAACCACGCCATTTTCCCAAGAGAATTTACTGTTTACACGATTAACCTTATAGCCATAACTGACATACAAAAGAAAGTTCGACAAGCAGGATTCCACGCAATTCCTAAGGAAGAAATTGACGTTTAA
- a CDS encoding transposase translates to MAFPQVFALIPRSRYLLYKSRENWTLNQEERARLLFELYPDIKTAYGLSQQLRSTYNTNNDKNVAMLKLANWYRKVEESGFKNFNIVLNTITVNYQSILNYFDNRSTNASAESFNAKIKAFRSRFRGVRNVEFFLFRLTNIYA, encoded by the coding sequence ATGGCTTTCCCACAGGTATTCGCTTTGATCCCAAGAAGTCGCTATTTACTTTATAAATCCAGAGAAAATTGGACCCTTAACCAAGAAGAAAGAGCACGTCTTTTATTTGAACTATATCCTGATATAAAAACAGCTTATGGCCTATCTCAGCAATTACGTAGCACTTACAATACCAATAATGATAAGAATGTAGCCATGTTGAAATTAGCTAATTGGTACAGAAAAGTTGAGGAGTCAGGATTTAAGAACTTTAATATTGTTCTCAATACAATAACGGTTAATTATCAATCCATACTAAACTACTTTGATAATCGAAGTACAAATGCTTCAGCAGAATCTTTCAATGCAAAAATAAAAGCATTTAGATCACGATTCAGAGGTGTTAGGAATGTAGAATTTTTCCTTTTTCGACTAACGAATATATATGCTTAA
- a CDS encoding ATP-binding protein, whose protein sequence is MKIKTKLNLGVGLLFLMIIILSLVAAFYIFSIKKDTENILKANYNTLEYSRNMLLSLDEINGNEEKAITIFETNITKQIANITEAGEDKATYNLQKKIDFLKTNRTDETLKSQIRQDIFKIMKLNMHAIKEKSDIAKHTAETANFWIAVTGTLCFLIAFNLLVNLPNNIANPIKELTDSIKEIANKNYSQRVNFMNHNEFGDLAKSFNTMAEKLQEYNNSNLYKLSFEKKRLETLINNMHDPIIGLDNQGLILFANDEALKIIGLKSEDVIGKLVTTLALTNDLMKSLVIKDLSNEKQKSHPMKIFADGKESYFEKETINITIKPTGEDQTIDIGNVIILRNITIFKELDFAKTNFIATVSHELKTPISSIKLSLQLLEKAETGNINEDQKQLIESIKDDSQRLLKITGELLELSQLETGNIKLNMEKSNPYEIINYATEAVKVRADQKQIELVVETEQNLPYIKADSEKTAWVLINFLTNAITYSTENSKVIVKLKNENNQVVFQVIDTGKGIDNRYKTKVFDKYFQVPGSQKSGTGLGLAISKEFIEAQNGTIGVDSELGLGSTFYFILVSF, encoded by the coding sequence ATGAAAATTAAAACCAAATTAAACCTGGGCGTTGGATTGCTTTTTCTAATGATAATCATACTTTCATTAGTAGCTGCATTTTATATTTTTTCGATAAAAAAAGATACAGAAAACATTCTGAAAGCCAATTACAACACGCTAGAATATTCGCGTAATATGCTTCTTTCGTTAGATGAAATTAATGGGAATGAAGAAAAGGCAATTACTATATTTGAAACCAATATTACTAAACAAATTGCAAATATTACGGAGGCTGGCGAAGATAAAGCGACCTATAATTTGCAAAAAAAAATCGATTTTTTGAAGACAAATAGGACTGATGAAACCTTAAAAAGCCAAATCCGTCAAGACATTTTCAAGATTATGAAATTGAATATGCATGCGATAAAAGAAAAAAGTGATATTGCAAAACACACAGCAGAGACCGCTAATTTTTGGATTGCAGTAACAGGAACACTTTGCTTTTTGATTGCGTTCAATTTATTAGTGAATCTGCCCAACAATATTGCCAATCCAATAAAAGAACTCACGGACAGTATCAAAGAAATAGCCAATAAAAACTATTCGCAACGAGTGAATTTTATGAATCATAATGAATTTGGAGATTTAGCCAAATCATTCAATACCATGGCCGAAAAACTGCAGGAATATAATAATAGTAATCTGTATAAACTTTCATTTGAAAAGAAAAGACTTGAAACTTTAATTAACAATATGCACGACCCAATTATCGGGTTAGACAATCAGGGATTGATTTTATTTGCTAATGATGAGGCTTTGAAAATAATTGGTTTAAAATCAGAGGACGTTATTGGTAAACTAGTAACAACTCTTGCTCTGACAAATGATTTGATGAAATCGCTAGTAATAAAGGATTTATCAAACGAAAAACAGAAATCGCATCCCATGAAAATTTTTGCTGATGGTAAAGAAAGTTACTTCGAAAAAGAAACAATAAATATTACAATTAAACCAACAGGAGAAGATCAAACTATTGACATTGGTAATGTTATTATTTTGAGAAACATTACTATTTTTAAAGAACTGGATTTTGCTAAAACCAATTTTATTGCTACTGTTTCACACGAATTGAAAACCCCAATTTCATCCATAAAACTAAGTTTACAATTACTTGAAAAAGCAGAAACAGGCAATATTAATGAAGATCAAAAGCAATTAATCGAAAGCATAAAAGACGATAGTCAGCGGCTACTAAAAATTACTGGCGAACTCTTGGAATTGTCGCAGTTAGAAACAGGAAATATTAAGCTGAATATGGAGAAGAGTAATCCTTATGAAATTATTAATTACGCTACCGAAGCTGTCAAAGTGCGAGCAGATCAAAAACAAATTGAACTAGTTGTCGAGACTGAACAAAATTTACCGTATATAAAAGCGGATAGCGAAAAAACTGCTTGGGTTTTGATTAATTTTTTAACCAATGCAATTACGTATTCAACAGAAAACAGTAAGGTAATTGTAAAACTTAAAAATGAAAACAATCAAGTTGTTTTTCAAGTAATTGATACTGGAAAAGGAATTGATAATCGTTATAAAACTAAAGTTTTTGATAAATATTTTCAGGTCCCAGGAAGCCAGAAATCTGGAACTGGACTCGGATTAGCTATTAGCAAAGAATTTATAGAAGCACAAAATGGAACTATTGGAGTAGACAGTGAGTTGGGGCTGGGTAGTACTTTTTATTTCATACTAGTTTCTTTTTGA
- a CDS encoding sensor protein KdpD: MDNEKENNVKHFLDLIQKSRKGKFKVYIGMSAGVGKTFRMLQEANTLLKNGIDVKIGYIETHNRKETHDLLEGLPVIPRRSLFYKGKLIEEMDLQAIINLRPEVVIVDELAHTNIEGSKHEKRWQDVLEILEAGINVISAVNIQHLESLNADVKNITNIEVQERIPDSVLKLADEVVNIDLTSDELITRLKEGKIYTADKIPTALNNFFKSDQILQLRELALKEVASQVNRKVESEVPKNIAVKHERLLACISSNDKIAKTIIRKTARLASYYNSKWCVLYVETPKESSDKIALDKQRHLINNFKLATQLGAEVIKVQNTHITDAILEVVAQKEITTVCIGKPHLSLFKVILSTTVFNKLLNNLTSSNIDLVILS; this comes from the coding sequence TTGGACAACGAAAAAGAAAATAATGTCAAACACTTTCTTGATTTAATTCAGAAATCACGCAAAGGAAAGTTTAAAGTCTACATCGGTATGAGTGCCGGTGTGGGCAAAACTTTTCGTATGTTACAGGAAGCAAATACCTTGTTGAAAAATGGCATCGATGTAAAGATTGGGTATATAGAAACGCACAATCGGAAAGAAACACATGATTTATTAGAGGGTTTACCGGTCATTCCTAGGCGAAGCCTTTTTTATAAAGGAAAACTGATTGAGGAAATGGATTTACAAGCCATCATCAATTTGCGTCCAGAAGTGGTTATTGTAGATGAACTAGCGCATACGAACATAGAAGGAAGCAAACACGAAAAACGTTGGCAGGACGTTTTGGAGATTTTAGAAGCAGGAATAAATGTGATTTCCGCAGTGAATATTCAGCATTTAGAAAGTCTAAATGCAGACGTAAAAAACATCACAAATATTGAAGTTCAGGAACGCATTCCGGATAGTGTTTTGAAATTAGCGGATGAAGTGGTGAATATTGATTTGACTTCAGATGAATTGATAACCCGTTTGAAAGAAGGTAAAATCTATACCGCAGATAAAATCCCTACGGCGCTGAATAATTTTTTTAAATCCGATCAAATTTTACAATTGCGGGAATTGGCCTTGAAGGAAGTAGCGAGTCAAGTCAATCGGAAAGTGGAAAGTGAAGTACCCAAAAACATCGCAGTAAAACATGAAAGATTATTGGCTTGTATAAGTAGTAACGACAAAATCGCAAAGACAATCATAAGAAAAACGGCTCGATTAGCGAGTTATTACAATAGCAAATGGTGTGTTTTGTATGTAGAAACGCCAAAAGAAAGCAGCGACAAAATTGCGCTCGACAAACAACGGCATCTGATTAATAATTTTAAATTAGCTACACAACTTGGTGCCGAAGTAATTAAAGTACAGAATACTCATATTACAGATGCTATTTTAGAGGTTGTCGCTCAAAAAGAGATTACTACCGTTTGCATCGGGAAACCGCATTTGAGTTTATTTAAAGTAATTTTATCGACAACTGTTTTCAATAAATTGCTTAATAACCTAACATCATCCAATATTGATCTTGTAATTCTATCTTAA
- a CDS encoding porin: MKNIIIIALIAFGITTVSAQETEKTQSPFTFSGYVETYYSYDFGEPDNHVRPGFIYSHNKHNEVNLNLGLAKVNYAKENVRGNFALMAGTYAEYNLAAEQDLLKNVYEANVGVKISSKHNLWIDAGIMPSHIGFESAIGKDCATLTRSILADNSPYYEAGVKIGYTSKSEKWYLAAMYLNGWQRIQKIDGNQTPAFGTQVTYKPNAKTTLNWSTYVGNEQPDNFKKWRYFNNFYGQFKVSEKTSLTAGFDIGAQQKVTESDQYDVWFSPILIAQYKPTTKIQLAVRGEYYADEKGVIIATATPNGFKTYGFSTNFDYLPTDNVMFRIEARILNSKDDIFLKNTDPSNQNVFLTTSLAISF, translated from the coding sequence ATGAAAAATATAATAATTATAGCTTTAATAGCTTTTGGGATAACAACAGTTAGTGCACAAGAAACTGAAAAAACACAAAGTCCTTTCACGTTTTCGGGTTATGTAGAAACGTATTACAGTTATGATTTTGGAGAACCAGACAATCATGTCAGACCCGGATTTATTTACAGTCATAACAAACACAACGAGGTCAATTTGAATTTAGGATTGGCGAAGGTGAATTATGCTAAAGAGAATGTTCGCGGGAATTTTGCCTTAATGGCTGGAACGTATGCCGAGTACAATTTAGCAGCAGAACAAGATTTACTGAAAAATGTGTATGAAGCGAATGTAGGCGTGAAAATCTCGTCGAAACATAATCTGTGGATTGATGCGGGAATTATGCCGTCACATATTGGTTTTGAAAGCGCTATTGGTAAAGATTGCGCCACTTTGACTAGAAGTATTTTGGCTGATAATTCGCCGTATTATGAAGCGGGTGTGAAAATTGGATATACGTCAAAAAGCGAAAAATGGTATTTGGCTGCTATGTATTTAAACGGTTGGCAACGCATCCAGAAAATTGATGGCAACCAAACACCAGCTTTTGGCACACAAGTAACCTATAAACCAAATGCAAAAACCACATTAAACTGGAGTACTTATGTTGGAAATGAACAACCAGATAATTTTAAAAAATGGCGTTATTTTAATAACTTTTATGGGCAATTTAAAGTATCTGAAAAAACAAGTTTAACAGCTGGTTTTGATATTGGAGCACAACAAAAAGTAACAGAAAGTGACCAATATGATGTTTGGTTTTCACCGATTTTAATAGCGCAATACAAACCTACAACTAAAATCCAATTGGCAGTAAGAGGGGAATATTACGCGGATGAAAAAGGAGTAATAATAGCAACAGCAACACCAAACGGATTTAAAACATACGGTTTCTCCACAAATTTTGATTATTTACCTACGGATAATGTAATGTTCAGAATAGAGGCGAGAATTTTAAATAGTAAAGACGATATCTTTTTGAAAAACACTGATCCTAGCAATCAAAATGTATTTTTAACTACATCATTGGCTATTTCATTTTAA
- a CDS encoding K(+)-transporting ATPase subunit C, with amino-acid sequence MKNIFSILKFTLFMVVLLAVIYPMAIFGIAQLAPNKGKGETITVNGKVVGYEKIGQKFDKSNYFWGRPSAVDYNAAGSAGSNKGPSNPDYLALVQKRIDTFLIVHPYLKKSEIPDDMVTASGSGLDPNISPQGALIQVKRVAKERNLSEEKVKALVQTKINTPAVIGTATVNVLELNVALDELK; translated from the coding sequence ATGAAAAATATATTTTCAATATTAAAATTCACCTTATTTATGGTGGTGTTATTAGCGGTTATTTACCCAATGGCTATTTTTGGGATAGCACAATTGGCTCCCAATAAAGGAAAAGGAGAAACAATTACCGTAAACGGAAAAGTGGTAGGGTACGAAAAAATTGGACAAAAATTCGATAAATCCAACTACTTTTGGGGAAGACCTTCGGCTGTGGATTATAATGCGGCGGGAAGCGCCGGAAGTAATAAAGGACCGAGTAATCCTGATTATTTAGCATTGGTGCAAAAAAGAATCGATACCTTTTTAATCGTGCATCCTTATTTGAAAAAATCAGAGATTCCTGATGATATGGTGACGGCTTCGGGAAGTGGTTTAGACCCGAATATTTCTCCGCAAGGAGCTTTGATTCAGGTAAAAAGGGTGGCGAAAGAGAGAAACCTATCAGAAGAAAAAGTAAAAGCTTTGGTGCAAACTAAAATCAATACACCAGCAGTAATAGGAACTGCAACCGTAAATGTTCTAGAATTGAATGTGGCCTTGGACGAATTGAAATAG
- the kdpB gene encoding potassium-transporting ATPase subunit KdpB, with amino-acid sequence MNNNKSNSLFESKQVKEALVQSFVKLNPKIMFKNPVMFTVEIGTAIMLAVSIAILFGAQDQGSFTYNFIVFLILLATLLFANFAEAIAEARGKAQADSLRKTREETPARQVLANGEIKNVSSSELKKGDVFVCEAGDLIATDGEITEGLATIDESAITGESAPVIREAGGDKSAVTGGTKVLSDKIKVIVTNEPGESFLDKMIALVEGASRQKTPNEIALTILLAAFTLIFVIVCVTLKPFADYANAPITIAAFISLFVCLIPTTIGGLLSAIGIAGMDRALRANVITKSGKAVETAGDIDVLLLDKTGTITIGNRKATHFYPAKGISEEDFIKSAVLSSLADDTPEGKSIVELAGIEVANKLSIEGATLIKFTAETRTSGVVLKDGTDIRKGAQDAAKNIALKAGTIFPEDIAQAVIAISSKGGTPLVVVKNAQVQGVIELQDIIKTGMKERFERLRKMGVKTVMVTGDNPLTAKFIAEAAGVDDFIAEAKPEDKMNYIKNEQEQGKLVAMMGDGTNDAPALAQANVGVAMNSGTQAAKEAGNMVDLDNDPTKLIEIIEIGKQLMMTRGTLTTFSIANDVAKYFAIVPALFITAIPALEGLNIMGLHSPESAILSAVIFNAIIIPILIPLALKGVDYKPIGASAILKRNLLIYGLGGLIVPFIGIKIIDFAVALFM; translated from the coding sequence ATGAATAACAATAAATCCAATTCATTATTCGAAAGTAAGCAAGTAAAAGAGGCGTTAGTACAGTCTTTTGTAAAGCTAAACCCAAAAATAATGTTCAAGAATCCGGTCATGTTCACCGTTGAAATTGGAACTGCCATTATGCTTGCTGTGAGTATTGCCATTTTATTCGGCGCACAAGATCAAGGCAGTTTTACTTATAATTTCATCGTATTTTTAATTTTGTTAGCAACGCTTTTGTTTGCCAATTTTGCCGAGGCTATTGCCGAAGCAAGAGGAAAAGCACAAGCGGATAGTTTGAGAAAAACACGGGAAGAAACTCCGGCAAGACAAGTTTTAGCCAATGGCGAAATTAAGAATGTCAGTTCTTCTGAATTGAAGAAAGGCGATGTTTTTGTTTGTGAAGCAGGAGATTTAATTGCCACTGATGGTGAAATCACCGAAGGATTGGCCACTATAGATGAAAGTGCCATCACCGGAGAGAGTGCTCCTGTAATTCGGGAAGCGGGTGGCGATAAATCAGCAGTTACGGGTGGAACTAAAGTACTGTCGGACAAAATCAAAGTTATTGTAACTAACGAACCAGGAGAAAGTTTCTTGGATAAAATGATTGCTTTGGTAGAAGGAGCAAGCCGCCAGAAAACGCCTAATGAAATTGCGTTAACTATTTTGTTGGCTGCCTTTACATTAATCTTTGTGATTGTTTGCGTGACCTTGAAACCGTTTGCCGATTATGCCAACGCACCGATAACAATTGCTGCCTTCATCTCTCTATTTGTTTGTTTGATTCCAACAACGATTGGTGGTTTGTTATCAGCCATTGGAATTGCAGGAATGGATAGGGCTTTGCGTGCCAATGTAATTACAAAATCAGGAAAAGCGGTAGAAACTGCCGGAGATATTGATGTATTGCTTTTGGATAAAACCGGAACCATCACCATTGGAAACCGAAAAGCAACCCATTTTTATCCAGCAAAAGGAATCTCGGAAGAGGATTTTATCAAATCTGCAGTTTTGAGTTCGCTGGCTGATGACACGCCCGAAGGCAAAAGTATTGTGGAACTGGCAGGAATTGAAGTGGCAAACAAACTATCTATTGAAGGAGCTACTTTAATCAAGTTTACTGCCGAAACCAGAACTAGCGGTGTTGTTTTAAAAGATGGAACCGATATTAGAAAAGGTGCTCAGGATGCAGCAAAAAATATTGCACTGAAAGCGGGAACGATTTTCCCAGAGGATATTGCACAAGCAGTGATTGCTATCTCATCAAAAGGTGGAACGCCATTGGTGGTAGTAAAAAATGCTCAAGTCCAAGGTGTTATTGAATTGCAGGACATTATCAAAACGGGAATGAAAGAACGTTTTGAACGTTTGAGAAAAATGGGTGTAAAAACGGTGATGGTAACCGGAGATAATCCGTTGACTGCCAAATTTATTGCCGAAGCAGCTGGTGTAGATGATTTTATTGCCGAAGCCAAACCTGAGGATAAGATGAATTACATCAAAAATGAACAAGAACAAGGCAAGCTCGTAGCGATGATGGGTGACGGAACAAATGACGCACCCGCTTTGGCGCAAGCCAATGTTGGTGTGGCCATGAATAGCGGTACTCAAGCAGCTAAAGAAGCCGGAAACATGGTGGATCTGGACAATGATCCCACCAAGTTAATTGAAATCATAGAGATAGGAAAACAATTAATGATGACCAGAGGAACGCTTACTACGTTTTCAATTGCGAATGATGTGGCCAAATATTTTGCAATTGTTCCTGCACTTTTCATTACGGCAATTCCTGCTCTTGAAGGATTAAATATTATGGGGTTACACAGTCCAGAAAGTGCTATTTTATCAGCTGTGATTTTCAATGCGATTATCATTCCGATACTGATTCCCTTGGCTTTAAAAGGGGTTGATTATAAACCAATTGGTGCAAGTGCTATTTTAAAGCGAAACCTATTGATTTATGGTCTTGGTGGATTGATTGTTCCTTTTATCGGGATTAAAATAATTGATTTTGCAGTAGCATTATTTATGTAA
- the kdpA gene encoding potassium-transporting ATPase subunit KdpA, which yields MNTELFGVISIFILSIVLAIPVGKYIAKVFTGDQTLLDPIFNPSEKFIFKISGINSTEEMNWKQHLKALLSVNMVWFFLCFFVLLFQGSMPLNPDNNPNMTPDLAFNTAISFVVNCNLQHYSGETGVSYLSQMVLMFLQFVSAGVGMAAAAMVFNAMKERTTDKLGNFYNYFIKSCTRILLPLSALVAIALLFSGTPMTFEGKDTITTLQGDSVAVSRGPAAAFIGIKHIGTNGGGFFGANSAHPLENPTYFSNAVELWAQLIIPFAMIFALGFYLKKRRLSYVVFGVMTIGFLLLVVPTVISELKGNPAIEKMGIAQTTGAMEGKEVRFGPAISGFWSIATTVISTGSVNSMHDSSMPVSGSMQLLAMMVNAFYGGCGVGFLNFYIFIILAVFISGLMVGRTPEFLGKKIEAREVKIAAFIAILHPLLILSGTALASYFAANDTAMGYWFSGNATGWLNNPGHHGFSEMLYEYTSSAANNGSGFEGLGDNNPFWNITTGIVLLLSRFLPIIGPLAIAGLLANKKYIPESAGTLKTDTTIFGVMVFAVIAIIAALSFFPALALGPLAEYFTLK from the coding sequence ATGAACACAGAATTATTTGGTGTCATCAGTATTTTTATTCTCTCAATAGTTTTAGCTATTCCTGTTGGAAAATATATTGCTAAAGTTTTTACGGGAGATCAAACACTTCTAGACCCGATTTTTAATCCAAGTGAGAAATTTATTTTCAAAATAAGTGGTATCAATTCCACAGAAGAAATGAACTGGAAACAACATTTGAAAGCGTTGTTAAGCGTGAATATGGTTTGGTTCTTTCTTTGCTTTTTTGTGTTGTTATTTCAAGGTTCAATGCCCTTGAATCCAGATAACAATCCAAACATGACTCCCGATTTGGCATTTAATACCGCTATTTCGTTTGTGGTAAATTGCAATTTGCAGCATTACTCTGGTGAAACAGGCGTTTCTTATTTGTCACAGATGGTATTGATGTTCCTGCAATTTGTATCTGCCGGTGTTGGAATGGCAGCCGCAGCAATGGTTTTTAATGCAATGAAAGAAAGAACCACAGATAAATTGGGCAACTTCTATAATTATTTTATCAAAAGCTGTACAAGAATTTTACTGCCTCTTTCTGCTCTTGTAGCCATCGCTTTGTTATTTAGCGGAACACCAATGACTTTTGAAGGAAAAGATACAATTACCACTTTACAAGGTGATTCAGTAGCAGTTTCCCGTGGACCAGCAGCAGCTTTTATCGGAATAAAACATATAGGAACGAATGGTGGTGGATTTTTTGGAGCAAATTCGGCTCATCCATTAGAGAATCCTACTTATTTTAGTAATGCGGTTGAACTGTGGGCACAATTAATCATTCCGTTTGCGATGATTTTTGCTTTAGGTTTTTATCTAAAGAAAAGAAGGCTGTCATACGTAGTTTTTGGCGTGATGACGATTGGATTTTTACTTTTAGTCGTACCAACAGTTATAAGTGAACTCAAAGGAAATCCCGCTATCGAAAAAATGGGAATTGCCCAAACAACCGGAGCGATGGAAGGCAAAGAAGTTCGTTTTGGACCCGCCATTTCTGGATTTTGGAGCATTGCCACGACCGTAATTTCTACAGGCTCGGTGAATAGTATGCATGACAGTTCGATGCCGGTTTCTGGTTCGATGCAATTACTAGCGATGATGGTGAATGCCTTTTATGGTGGTTGCGGAGTAGGATTTTTGAACTTCTATATTTTTATCATTCTAGCGGTATTTATTTCGGGATTAATGGTGGGACGAACACCTGAATTTTTAGGAAAAAAAATTGAAGCCCGAGAAGTTAAAATTGCTGCTTTCATTGCCATTCTTCACCCTTTATTGATATTGTCAGGAACGGCATTAGCATCTTATTTTGCGGCAAATGATACTGCAATGGGCTACTGGTTTAGCGGTAATGCTACTGGCTGGTTGAACAATCCTGGTCATCATGGTTTTTCAGAAATGCTATATGAATATACTTCGAGTGCAGCTAATAATGGGAGTGGATTTGAAGGTTTGGGAGACAACAATCCTTTTTGGAATATCACCACAGGAATTGTTTTGTTATTGAGTCGTTTCCTTCCTATCATTGGGCCTTTAGCTATCGCAGGATTATTGGCCAATAAAAAATACATTCCGGAAAGTGCGGGAACTTTAAAAACAGATACGACTATTTTTGGAGTTATGGTTTTCGCCGTAATTGCCATTATTGCAGCCTTGTCTTTCTTTCCAGCATTAGCCCTTGGACCTTTAGCGGAGTACTTTACATTAAAATAA
- the kdpF gene encoding K(+)-transporting ATPase subunit F: protein MTALFIVALAVFGYLIYVLIKPEKF from the coding sequence ATGACTGCACTATTTATTGTCGCACTGGCAGTTTTTGGCTATTTGATTTATGTATTAATCAAGCCCGAAAAATTCTAA
- a CDS encoding DUF7674 family protein yields the protein MKNQVTTIYKQAERFAEITKTAIITGNISRAKKCLALAERLLATGSNETKIAISNVYLFSVSSFMEMRHCNISNLFPKSLKAEYIKQINASGV from the coding sequence ATGAAAAATCAAGTCACCACGATTTATAAACAAGCAGAACGCTTCGCCGAAATCACCAAGACTGCCATTATTACGGGTAATATTTCCAGAGCAAAAAAATGTTTGGCACTTGCTGAGCGATTATTGGCAACAGGAAGCAATGAAACTAAAATTGCTATTTCCAATGTCTATCTTTTTTCGGTTTCCTCTTTTATGGAAATGCGTCATTGCAATATTTCAAATCTTTTCCCAAAATCCTTGAAGGCGGAATACATCAAGCAAATAAACGCTTCGGGAGTATAA
- a CDS encoding sigma-54-dependent transcriptional regulator: protein MKNILIIDDEEKLRGLLARIIKSEGFEVFEASDLKSGFKKMEIKDIDVILCDVKLPDGNGVDFVQKIKTNFPLTEVILLTAFGKISDGVQAMKNGAFDYIVKGDDNDKIIPLLHKALEKVQLIKKVQQLEKRISDKYSFDTIIGKSKGLEQVIDLAKKVAKTDSTVLLTGETGTGKEVFAQAIHENSNRVGKSFVALNCSTFSKEILESELFGHKQGSFTGAVKDKKGFIEEANGGTLFLDEIGEMPLDLQAKLLRVLETSEYIQIGDTTPRKSNFRLIAATNRNLKTESEEHRFRSDLYFRLNIFEITIPPLRERIKDIAPLTNYFVKQFSEKVNKKIVAINGDFLHKMETYHWPGNVRELKNVIERSVILADDFNLTQDVLPYEIQHQQNNSNKTMSAFSMQSIEKLHIQKVLNYTQGNKAETARLLEIGVATLYRKLDEYNIQ from the coding sequence TTGAAAAACATCCTTATCATCGACGACGAAGAAAAACTTCGTGGACTGCTCGCTAGAATTATAAAATCTGAAGGATTTGAAGTTTTTGAAGCATCGGATTTAAAATCGGGTTTCAAAAAAATGGAAATTAAGGATATTGATGTGATACTTTGTGATGTCAAACTTCCTGATGGCAATGGCGTTGATTTTGTACAAAAGATAAAAACAAATTTTCCATTAACAGAAGTTATCTTATTAACTGCTTTCGGCAAAATTTCCGATGGTGTTCAAGCCATGAAAAACGGCGCTTTTGATTATATTGTCAAAGGCGATGACAATGACAAAATTATTCCGTTGTTACATAAAGCATTAGAAAAAGTCCAACTGATCAAGAAAGTCCAACAACTCGAAAAACGAATTTCTGATAAATATTCTTTTGATACTATTATTGGAAAATCGAAAGGATTGGAACAAGTTATTGATTTAGCTAAAAAAGTAGCCAAAACTGATTCAACTGTACTTTTAACGGGAGAAACAGGGACTGGAAAAGAGGTTTTTGCACAAGCTATTCACGAAAATAGCAACCGAGTAGGAAAATCCTTTGTAGCCTTGAATTGCAGTACTTTCAGCAAGGAAATTCTCGAAAGTGAATTGTTTGGACATAAACAAGGATCTTTTACAGGAGCTGTAAAAGACAAGAAAGGATTTATAGAAGAGGCGAATGGCGGTACTTTATTTCTGGATGAAATTGGGGAAATGCCGTTAGATTTGCAAGCCAAATTGTTACGGGTTTTAGAAACGAGCGAATACATACAAATAGGAGACACAACACCCAGAAAATCAAATTTTAGGTTAATTGCCGCAACGAATCGCAATTTAAAAACCGAAAGCGAAGAACATCGTTTTCGATCGGATTTATATTTTCGATTGAATATTTTCGAGATTACAATTCCGCCTTTGCGAGAGAGAATAAAAGACATTGCACCATTGACAAACTATTTTGTGAAACAATTTTCAGAGAAAGTAAATAAGAAAATAGTCGCTATCAATGGCGATTTTTTGCATAAGATGGAAACATACCATTGGCCTGGAAATGTTCGGGAGCTAAAAAATGTGATTGAACGTTCCGTAATTTTGGCTGATGATTTTAACTTGACGCAAGATGTATTGCCTTATGAGATTCAACATCAACAAAATAATTCCAACAAGACGATGTCAGCTTTTTCGATGCAAAGTATTGAAAAACTACACATCCAAAAAGTATTGAATTATACACAAGGCAACAAAGCAGAAACCGCACGCTTATTAGAAATAGGCGTTGCTACACTTTATCGAAAATTAGACGAATACAATATTCAGTAA